A single Streptomyces mirabilis DNA region contains:
- a CDS encoding type II secretion system F family protein yields MTGVGDISVGAAMACAGAAAWLMGGWDAGARRARLLCAAGGVVATGPPAWERARAEWRRLRGRLRPEGWSLVAGLVIAVLGASVLPLFLGAAGMPLLRRVRRAGEARRAGEQRGEAVIALCGALAGEVRAGHQPGEALRRAARDSGGLGEAQAVVLAAARFGGDVPGALTDAARQPGADGLVGLAACWRVAVDRGAGLAAGLDRLEGALCAERDQRADLRAQLAGSRSTAVMLAGLPVMGLLLGTALGADPLHVLLHSGPGLGCLVVGGVLEGVGLWWALRIVRGAEAA; encoded by the coding sequence ATGACGGGGGTCGGTGACATCTCGGTGGGCGCGGCCATGGCGTGTGCCGGGGCGGCGGCCTGGTTGATGGGCGGGTGGGACGCGGGCGCGCGCAGGGCGCGGCTGCTGTGCGCTGCTGGCGGGGTGGTGGCCACCGGACCGCCGGCGTGGGAGCGGGCGCGGGCCGAGTGGCGGCGGCTGCGCGGGCGGCTGCGTCCCGAAGGGTGGTCGCTGGTCGCCGGGTTGGTGATCGCGGTACTGGGTGCGTCCGTGCTGCCGCTGTTCCTCGGGGCGGCCGGGATGCCGCTGCTCCGCCGAGTACGGCGGGCCGGGGAGGCGCGGCGCGCGGGGGAGCAGCGGGGTGAGGCGGTGATCGCCCTGTGCGGGGCGCTGGCCGGCGAGGTGCGGGCCGGGCATCAGCCGGGCGAGGCACTGCGGAGAGCCGCGCGCGACTCGGGCGGGCTCGGCGAGGCCCAGGCGGTGGTGCTGGCGGCGGCGCGGTTCGGCGGTGATGTGCCGGGTGCGCTCACCGACGCGGCACGGCAGCCGGGGGCCGACGGGCTGGTGGGGCTCGCCGCGTGTTGGCGGGTGGCGGTGGACCGGGGCGCGGGCCTGGCGGCGGGACTCGACCGCCTGGAAGGGGCTCTGTGTGCGGAGCGGGACCAACGGGCCGACCTGAGAGCCCAATTGGCGGGATCGCGATCCACGGCGGTGATGCTCGCGGGACTGCCCGTTATGGGCCTTCTGCTCGGCACCGCGCTGGGCGCCGATCCGCTGCACGTGCTGCTGCACAGCGGGCCGGGCCTGGGCTGTCTGGTGGTCGGAGGGGTGCTGGAGGGCGTGGGGCTGTGGTGGGCGCTGCGCATCGTGAGGGGAGCGGAGGCGGCATGA
- a CDS encoding TadA family conjugal transfer-associated ATPase has product MSWEAGTGTGTGTGLLDGVRQWLAESGSEPTPARVAQALREQGRVLGDAEVLGAAERLRSELVGSGPLEPLLADPSVTDVLVSAPDRVWVDRGGGLELTSVSFPDAAAVRRLAQRLAAVAGRRLDDARPWVDARLPDGTRLHAVLPPVAVGSTCLSLRVVRPRAFTLDELVAAGTVPPGGDRVLRALLDARLSFLISGGTGSGKTTLLSALLGLVGAGERIVLAEDSAELRPDHPHVVRLEGRPANHEGVGLVALQDLVRQALRMRPDRLVVGEVRGPEVVSLLAALNTGHEGGCGTVHANAAAQVPARLEALGTAAGLDRAALHSQLAAALSVVLHLVRDRAGRRRIAEVHVLERDATGLVVTVPALRWGAEAFAYERGWERLRGLLRDGTEGSGLR; this is encoded by the coding sequence ATGAGCTGGGAGGCGGGCACGGGCACGGGGACCGGCACGGGACTGCTGGACGGCGTACGGCAGTGGCTCGCCGAGAGCGGGTCGGAGCCGACTCCCGCGCGCGTGGCACAGGCCCTGCGCGAGCAGGGGCGAGTGCTCGGAGACGCCGAAGTCCTCGGCGCGGCCGAGCGGTTGCGCTCCGAGCTGGTCGGCAGTGGGCCGCTGGAGCCGCTGCTCGCCGACCCGTCGGTGACCGACGTCCTGGTGTCCGCGCCGGACCGGGTGTGGGTGGACCGGGGCGGTGGCCTGGAACTGACGAGCGTCTCCTTTCCGGACGCGGCGGCCGTACGACGCCTCGCGCAGCGCCTCGCGGCCGTGGCCGGGCGAAGGCTCGACGACGCCCGGCCCTGGGTCGATGCCCGGCTTCCGGACGGCACCCGACTGCACGCGGTACTGCCCCCGGTGGCCGTCGGCTCCACCTGCCTGTCGCTGCGGGTCGTACGGCCGCGCGCGTTCACCCTCGACGAGTTGGTGGCTGCGGGGACAGTCCCGCCCGGCGGGGACCGGGTGCTCAGAGCCCTGCTGGACGCCCGGCTGTCGTTCCTGATCAGCGGCGGCACCGGAAGCGGCAAGACGACCCTGCTGAGCGCGCTGCTGGGGCTGGTCGGCGCCGGGGAGCGGATCGTGCTGGCCGAGGACTCGGCGGAGCTGCGGCCCGACCATCCCCATGTGGTGCGCCTGGAGGGGCGGCCCGCCAATCATGAGGGCGTCGGACTCGTGGCGCTGCAGGACCTGGTCCGTCAGGCCCTGCGCATGCGACCGGACCGACTGGTGGTCGGCGAGGTGCGCGGACCGGAGGTCGTGTCGCTCCTGGCGGCGCTCAACACCGGCCACGAGGGCGGCTGCGGAACGGTGCACGCGAATGCTGCGGCGCAGGTACCGGCCCGTCTGGAGGCCCTGGGCACGGCGGCAGGGCTCGACAGAGCGGCGCTGCACAGTCAGTTGGCGGCGGCGCTGTCCGTGGTCCTGCATCTCGTACGGGACCGGGCCGGGCGGCGGCGGATCGCCGAGGTGCATGTCCTGGAGCGCGACGCGACGGGGCTGGTGGTGACGGTGCCCGCGCTGCGGTGGGGCGCGGAGGCGTTCGCGTACGAGCGGGGGTGGGAGCGGCTGCGGGGGCTGCTCCGGGACGGGACCGAGGGGAGTGGGCTGCGATGA
- the ssd gene encoding septum site-determining protein Ssd, which yields MVGAITHDLPPAADGRQGGPLIVTEDAELLDDLLRLCAAAGARPEVHHGVPEGRGSWEAAPLVLVGDDAARRVRGAARRRGVVLVGRDQDDSGVWKRAVEIGADHVLMLPDGEQWLVDRIADVAEGVGRPALTVGVIGGRGGAGASTLACALAVTSAREGRRTLLVDADPLGGGLDVLLGGEATEGLRWPAFAASRGRVGGGALEESLPALHALRVLSWDRGDCVAIPAQAVRAVLAAARRRGGTVVVDLPRRVDEGVAEALAQLDLGLLVVPADLRAVAAAKRVASVVGMVLHDLRVAVRGPYAPGLDDREVARLLGLPLVGEVPAESMPPDTGVPPGGASRGPLARFCTAFWARVPVEGGGV from the coding sequence GTGGTGGGAGCCATCACACACGACCTGCCGCCCGCCGCCGACGGGCGGCAGGGCGGACCATTGATCGTCACGGAGGACGCCGAACTCCTCGACGACCTGCTGCGCCTGTGCGCCGCGGCGGGCGCGAGGCCGGAGGTCCACCACGGGGTGCCCGAGGGGCGCGGCAGCTGGGAGGCGGCACCGCTCGTCCTGGTCGGCGACGACGCGGCGCGGCGCGTGCGCGGAGCGGCGCGCCGACGCGGAGTGGTGCTGGTCGGCCGGGACCAGGACGACTCCGGCGTCTGGAAACGGGCTGTCGAGATCGGAGCCGACCACGTCCTGATGCTTCCGGACGGCGAGCAGTGGCTCGTCGACCGCATCGCCGACGTGGCCGAGGGAGTCGGCCGCCCCGCGCTCACCGTCGGCGTGATCGGCGGCCGCGGCGGGGCCGGAGCCTCCACGCTGGCCTGCGCGCTCGCCGTCACCTCTGCGCGCGAGGGACGCCGCACCCTGCTCGTGGACGCGGATCCTCTGGGTGGCGGACTCGACGTACTCCTGGGCGGAGAGGCCACCGAAGGCCTGCGATGGCCGGCGTTCGCCGCCTCCCGCGGCAGGGTCGGCGGCGGCGCCCTGGAGGAGTCCCTTCCCGCACTGCACGCGCTGCGCGTCCTCAGCTGGGACCGCGGCGACTGCGTCGCCATCCCGGCGCAGGCCGTCCGCGCGGTCCTGGCCGCCGCCAGACGGCGCGGCGGCACCGTGGTCGTCGACCTGCCCCGCCGCGTCGACGAAGGCGTCGCGGAAGCCCTCGCCCAGCTCGACCTCGGGCTGCTGGTGGTCCCCGCCGATTTGCGCGCCGTCGCGGCGGCCAAACGGGTGGCGTCCGTGGTCGGCATGGTCCTGCACGACCTGCGTGTCGCGGTCCGCGGCCCCTACGCGCCGGGTCTCGACGACCGAGAAGTGGCCCGCCTGCTCGGACTGCCGCTGGTCGGCGAGGTGCCCGCGGAATCCATGCCGCCAGACACCGGTGTGCCGCCCGGGGGAGCGTCGCGGGGGCCGCTCGCCCGGTTCTGCACGGCCTTCTGGGCTCGGGTTCCGGTGGAAGGCGGGGGCGTATGA
- a CDS encoding HAD family hydrolase, which translates to MLGLVENHSLPRTAAFFDLDKTVIAKSSTLTFSKSFYQGGLINRRAVLRTAYAQFVFMAGGADHDQMERMRAYLSALCRGWNVQQVKEIVAETLHDLIDPIIYDEAASLIEEHHTAGRDVVIVSTSGAEVVEPIGELLGADRVVATRMVVGEDGCFTGEVEYYAYGPTKAEAVKELAASEGYDLARCYAYSDSATDVPMLEAVGHPHAVNPDRALRREALARSWPILDFHRPVRLKQRLPALSVPPRPALVAAAAIGAAAATAGLVWYASKRRATVA; encoded by the coding sequence ATGCTCGGGCTCGTGGAAAACCACTCCTTGCCTCGCACGGCAGCCTTCTTTGACCTGGACAAGACGGTCATTGCGAAGTCGAGCACGCTCACGTTCAGCAAGTCGTTCTACCAAGGCGGGCTGATCAACCGAAGGGCCGTGTTGCGCACCGCATATGCCCAGTTCGTGTTCATGGCGGGCGGCGCGGACCACGATCAGATGGAGCGGATGCGCGCATACCTGTCCGCGCTGTGCCGCGGCTGGAACGTCCAGCAGGTCAAGGAGATCGTCGCCGAGACGCTGCACGACCTGATCGACCCGATCATTTACGACGAGGCCGCCTCCCTCATCGAGGAGCACCACACCGCCGGGCGGGACGTCGTGATCGTCTCCACGTCCGGGGCAGAAGTGGTCGAGCCGATCGGAGAGCTGCTCGGCGCGGACCGAGTGGTGGCCACACGCATGGTCGTCGGCGAGGACGGCTGCTTCACCGGAGAGGTGGAGTACTACGCGTACGGGCCGACGAAAGCCGAGGCGGTCAAGGAGCTGGCCGCGTCCGAGGGGTACGACCTCGCGCGCTGCTACGCCTACAGCGACTCCGCGACCGATGTTCCGATGCTGGAGGCCGTCGGCCATCCCCATGCGGTGAATCCGGACCGTGCGCTGCGACGCGAGGCGCTTGCCCGCTCGTGGCCGATTCTGGACTTCCACCGGCCGGTCCGGCTCAAGCAGCGGCTGCCCGCGCTGTCGGTACCGCCGCGTCCAGCGCTCGTCGCGGCGGCCGCGATAGGAGCGGCGGCGGCCACGGCGGGACTCGTCTGGTACGCGAGCAAGCGGCGCGCGACGGTGGCGTGA
- a CDS encoding Fic family protein, whose amino-acid sequence MSTTGATADPLAALGSLPGVAESVESVRKAVDRVYGHRIMRRRSNEITSEAALRGARGSAALSGADWALEEVRRRTDFSGDGEAQTVGAALRLTAEAGQLLSIWRQSPLRVLARLHLVAAADQGDTVGRPRQDGEPVDEPLVELPLPDATEVAGRLEGLSQLIIAGGSAPALVTAAVVHGELLALRPFGTHNGLVARAAERIVLVGSGLDPKSVCPAEVGHAELGRAAYLAALEGYVSGTPRGMATWIAHCGRAIELGARESTAVCEALQRGAA is encoded by the coding sequence ATGAGTACGACAGGCGCGACCGCCGATCCGCTCGCGGCCCTGGGCTCGCTGCCCGGCGTGGCCGAATCCGTCGAGTCCGTCCGCAAGGCAGTGGACCGGGTCTACGGACACCGGATCATGCGGCGCCGCAGCAACGAGATCACTTCCGAGGCCGCACTGCGGGGCGCCCGTGGTTCCGCGGCGCTGTCCGGCGCCGACTGGGCCCTCGAAGAGGTGCGCCGGCGCACCGACTTCAGCGGTGACGGCGAGGCCCAGACGGTCGGCGCGGCTCTTCGGCTGACCGCCGAGGCGGGCCAATTGCTGTCCATCTGGCGGCAGTCGCCCCTCCGGGTGCTGGCCCGGCTGCACCTCGTCGCCGCCGCGGACCAGGGGGACACCGTCGGCAGGCCCCGTCAGGACGGCGAACCGGTCGACGAGCCGCTCGTCGAGCTGCCCCTGCCCGACGCGACCGAGGTGGCCGGCCGACTCGAAGGGCTCTCGCAGCTGATCATCGCGGGTGGTTCGGCCCCGGCGCTGGTGACGGCTGCCGTCGTGCACGGCGAGCTGCTCGCCCTGCGCCCCTTCGGGACCCACAACGGCCTGGTCGCACGCGCGGCCGAGCGCATCGTCCTGGTCGGCAGCGGCCTCGACCCCAAATCCGTCTGCCCGGCGGAGGTCGGTCACGCCGAGCTGGGCCGCGCGGCCTATCTGGCGGCCCTGGAAGGCTATGTCTCCGGCACCCCGCGGGGCATGGCGACCTGGATCGCCCACTGCGGAAGGGCGATCGAACTGGGAGCCAGGGAGTCGACAGCCGTCTGCGAGGCGCTTCAGCGCGGCGCGGCGTAA